In Candidatus Omnitrophota bacterium, a genomic segment contains:
- a CDS encoding hydrogenase 3 maturation endopeptidase HyCI, producing the protein MQTIKSLLKDRLTGAKRIAVLGVGSDLRADDEAGLLVAKGLLKNSPSRKGRVPIAAFIGATAPENLTGEIKRFKPSHLLIIDSAEFGNKPGTILVLKPADIKEGVTFSTHLMPARILSEYFHTSMKCDITIIGIQPGTMKFGKPVSKSVKSAAKEVIAAILSAAKR; encoded by the coding sequence GTGCAGACGATAAAGTCGCTCCTCAAGGATAGGCTCACCGGCGCTAAGAGGATAGCCGTCCTGGGCGTCGGCTCGGACCTGAGGGCCGATGACGAAGCCGGCCTCCTTGTGGCGAAAGGACTGCTGAAGAACAGCCCGTCCCGGAAGGGCAGGGTCCCGATCGCGGCCTTCATAGGAGCTACCGCCCCCGAGAACCTTACCGGAGAGATAAAACGTTTTAAGCCCTCGCACCTCCTCATAATCGACAGCGCGGAGTTCGGCAATAAGCCCGGCACGATCCTCGTGTTGAAGCCGGCCGACATAAAAGAAGGGGTGACCTTTTCCACACACCTCATGCCGGCCAGGATCCTGTCCGAATATTTTCATACCTCCATGAAATGCGACATAACCATAATAGGCATCCAGCCCGGGACGATGAAGTTCGGCAAGCCCGTATCGAAATCGGTAAAGAGCGCGGCGAAAGAGGTCATCGCGGCCATCCTCAGCGCGGCGAAACGCTGA